One part of the Hirundo rustica isolate bHirRus1 chromosome 11, bHirRus1.pri.v3, whole genome shotgun sequence genome encodes these proteins:
- the PDPR gene encoding pyruvate dehydrogenase phosphatase regulatory subunit, mitochondrial: MFLRLLSDIQWRAAHPKWRTMTSSQRNTSTTAEPHPVSLPAQAQVVICGGGIMGTSVAYHLSKMGLKDIVLLEQGRLAAGTTRFCAGIVSTARPVSIELKMAHYSNKLYQQLEQETGVQTGYMKTGSISLAQTQDRLISLKRIASSLNVMGIPCEIISPKKVLQLHPLINIHDLVGAMYVPEDALVSSANVSLALATAASRNGVQIHERTCVSHVTIQKGQVTGVETDRGRIQCEYFVNCAGQWAYELGHSGEEPVHIPLHACEHFYLLTHPLKEPLSGSLPTIVDPDGRIYIRNWQGGILSGGFEKNPKPLFTEGRNQLEIQNLQEDWDHFAPLLGALLRRMPGLEALQIMQLVNCPESFTPDMRCIMGESPTARGYFVLAGMNSAGISYGGGAGKYLAEWIVNGYPSENVWPLDLKRFGTLQSSRTFLRHRVMEVMPLMCDLKVPRWDFQTGRQLRTSPLYDRLDAQGARWMEKHGFERVKYFVPPGNDLLDLDHSKTFYKPDWFDIVGSEVKCCKEAVCVIDMSSFTKFEISSTGDQALESLQYLFSNDLDVPVGHVVHTGMLNEKGGYENDCSIARLSKRSFFMISPTDQQVHCWAWLKKRLPDDSNLVMEDVTWKYTALNLIGPRAVDVLSELSYAPMTAEHFPSLFCKEMSVGYANGIRVMSITHTGEPGFVLYIPIEYALHVYNEVMNMGQKYGIRNAGYYALRSLRIEKFFAFWGQDLDAFTTPMECGREFQVKLDKGMQFLGQEALWEQKQNGVYKRFTMFILEDHDTDMDLWPWWGEPIFRNGRYVGKTTSSAYSYTLERHVCLGFVHHFDEKTGEELVVTTDFINQGEYEIDIAGQRFQAKAKLYPFSSLFTQRRRKDEVELSGYQRE; this comes from the exons ATGTTTCTCCGATTGCTGTCCGATATCCAGTGGCGAGCGGCTCACCCGAAATGGAGGACAATGACCAGCTCCCAGCGAAACACCTCAACTACAGCAGAACCTCATCCGGTttctctgccagcacaggcacaggttGTCATCTGTGGTGGTGGAATCATGGGCACCTCTGTGGCCTATCACCTTTCCAAGATGGGTTTGAAGGATATAGTCTTACTCGAGCAGGGCAG GTTGGCTGCTGGCACCACTCGCTTCTGTGCTGGCATTGTGAGCACAGCCAGGCCCGTGTCCATAGAGCTGAAGATGGCACACTACTCAAACAAGCTCTACCAGCAGCTGGAACAGGAGACAGGAGTGCAAACAG GGTACATGAAGACAGGCTCTATTTCACTGGCTCAGACTCAGGACCGACTGATCTCTCTGAAGCGCATTGCTTCCTCGCTGAA TGTAATGGGAATACCGTGTGAAATTATCAGCCCAAAGAAAGTGTTACAGCTCCACCCACTCATCAACATCCATGACCTTGTGGGGGCCATGTATGTGCCAGAAGATGCACTCGTGTCGTCTGCCAATGTGAGTCTGGCTCTGGCAACCGCTGCCTCACGGAATG GTGTCCAGATTCACGAGCGGACGTGTGTCAGTCATGTCACAATCCAGAAGGGTCAAGTGACTGGAGTTGAGACTGACAGAGGGCGGATTCAATGCGAGTACTTCGTCAACTGTGCTGGCCAG tgggCCTATGAGTTGGGCCACTCCGGGGAGGAACCAGTCCATATCCCACTCCATGCCTGTGAACATTTCTACCTCTTGACACATCCTTTGAAGGAACCTCTGTCAGGCAGTTTACCAA ctATTGTTGACCCCGATGGCAGGATCTACATACGCAACTGGCAGGGCGGCATCCTCTCAGGAGGCTttgagaaaaaccccaaacctctctTCACAGAGGGACGGAACCAGCTGGAGATCCAGAACCTTCAAGAAGACTGGGATCATTTTG CGCCACTTCTGGGTGCCCTCCTGCGCAGGATGCCAGGTTTGGAGGCTCTGCAGATCATGCAGTTGGTGAATTGCCCAGAGTCCTTCACCCCAGACATGCGATGCATCATGGGAGAGTCGCCCACTGCGCGGGGCTACTTCGTTCTGGCTGGCATGAACTCAGCTGGCATCTCGTATGGTGGGGGAGCAGGCAA GTACCTGGCAGAGTGGATAGTAAATGGGTATCCGTCAGAAAATGTCTGGCCCTTGGATCTGAAGCGTTTTGGAACCCTTCAGAGCAGTCGCACTTTCCTCCGTCACCGTGTGATGGAAGTCATGC CCCTCATGTGTGATCTGAAAGTTCCCCGCTGGGATTTCCAGACTGGCAGGCAGCTGCGCACTTCACCGCTGTACGACCGCCTGGATGCACAGGGAGCCAGGTGGATGGAGAAGCATGGATTTGAGAGAGTCAAGTATTTTGTCCCACCTGGGAATG ATCTGCTAGATTTGGATCACAGCAAAACCTTTTACAAACCAGACTGGTTTGATATTGTGGGCTCTGAAGTCAAGTGCTGTAAGGAAGCAGTTTGTGTTATCGACATGTCTTCTTTTACCAAGTTTGAAATAAGT TCCACCGGAGACCAGGCCCTGGAGAGTCTGCAGTATCTCTTCTCGAATGACCTGGATGTGCCCGTTGGGCATGTCGTGCATACAGGAATGCTTAATGAGAAAGGAGGGTATGAGAATGACTGCAGCATAGCCCGACTCAGCAAGCGCAG CTTCTTCATGATTTCCCCCACTGACCAACAAGTTCATTGCTGGGCCTGGCTGAAGAAGCGCCTGCCCGATGACAGCAACCTGGTCATGGAGGATGTGACCTGGAAGTACACAG CTCTCAATCTGATTGGCCCCCGTGCTGTGGATGTCTTGTCAGAGTTGTCCTATGCCCCAATGACTGCAGAACActtcccctctctcttttgCAAG GAGATGAGCGTGGGCTATGCGAATGGTATCCGTGTGATGAGTATCACACACACAGGAGAACCTGGCTTTGTGCTTTATATCCCCATAGAG TACGCCCTTCACGTGTACAACGAGGTGATGAACATGGGGCAGAAGTACGGGATTCGGAATGCCGGTTATTACGCGCTCCGCAGCCTGCGCATTGAGAAGTTCTTTGCCTTCTGGGGCCAGGATCTGGATGCTTTTACTACTCCTATGGAGTGTGGACGCGAGTTCCAGGTCAAGCTGGATAAG GGAATGCAGTTTCTTGGCCAGGAGGCGCTGTGGGAACAGAAGCAGAACGGGGTGTACAAGCGCTTTACCATGTTCATTCTTGAGGACCACGACACGGATATGGACCTCTGGCCCTGGTGGGGGGAGCCCATTTTCCGCAACGGCCGCTACGTGGGCAAGACCACCAGCAGCGCCTACAGCTACACCCTGGAGCGCCACGTCTGCCTGGGCTTCGTGCACCACTTCGATGAGAAGACGGGAGAGGAGCTGGTGGTGACGACTGACTTCATCAACCAGGGGGAGTACGAGATCGACATTGCCGGGCAGCGCTTCCAGGCCAAAGCCAAGCTCTATCCCTTCAGCTCCCTCTTCACACAACGGCGCCGCAAGGATGAGGTGGAACTGAGCGGCTACCAGAGGGAGTAG